The stretch of DNA TATTAATAACCTATGTGGCAGTCAAACTGGCCCTAACCAATAAGATTGCGTCGCACGAGCgctgcgccgccggcccgccaagGCCCACCAGGCAAGGCAAGGCAAGCCACCAACCTCTCCCCATCTCCTTCTCCCCTGCAACCATCTCCCCTTAATAAGGAGGGCAGCAGGAAAAATCTCCTCCTTCCTTTTATCTCTCCCACATCCCACCCACCCCCCGCCCCGGCCCGCCTCCGCNNNNNNNNNNNNNNNNNNNNNNNNNNNNNNNNNNNNNNNNNNNNNNNNNNNNNNNNNNNNNNNNNNNNNNNNNNNNNNNNNNNNNNNNNNNNNNNNNNNNNNNNNNNNNNNNNNNNNNNNNNNNNNNNNNNNNNNNNNNNNNNNNNNNNNNNNNNNNNNNNNNNNNNNNNNNNNNNNNNNNNNNNNNNNNNNNNNNNNNNNNNNNNNNNNNNNNNNNNNNNNNNNNNNNNNNNNNNNNNNNNNNNNNNNNNNNNNNNNNNNNNNNNNNNNNNNNNNNNNNNNNNNNNNNNNNNNNNNNNNNNNNNNNNNNNNNNNNNNNNNNNNNNNNNNNNNNNNNNNNNNNNNNNNNNNNNNNNNNNNNNNNNNNNNNNNNNNNNNNNNNNNNNNNNNNNNNNNNNNNNNNNNNNNNNNNNNNNNGCCGCTCACCATCGAGACCTCGATGCCCTTCACGGCCCACATCGTCGACCCGCCCTCCCGCGACGTCGCCACCAcccccgccgagctcgtcgccttcTTCCACGACATGTCCCTCATGCGCCGCATGGAGATCGCCGCCGACTCGCTCTACAAGGCCAAGCTCATCCGCGGCTTCTGCCACCTCTACGACGGCCAGGAGGCCGTCTGCGCCGGCATGGAGGCCGCCATCACCCGCaaggactccatcatcaccgcctaCCGCGACCACTGCATCTTCCTCTCCCGCGGCGGCGACCTCGTCACCGCCTTCGCCGAGCTCATGGGCCGCCAGGTCGGCTGCTCCCGCGGCAAGGGCGGATCCATGCATTTTTACAAGAAGGACGCCAACTTCTACGGCGGCCACGGGATCGTCGGCGCCCAGGTGCCCCTCGGCTGCGGCCTCGCCTTCGCGCAGAAGTACAGGAAGGAGGACACCGTCTCCTTCTCCCTCTACGGCGATGGCGCCGCCAACCAGGGCCAGCTCTTTGAGGCGCTCAACATCTCGGCCCTCTGGAAGCTGCCCGCCATACTCGTCTGCGAGAACAACCATTGTAAGTTCGTCCGCCGATCCTAGGAAATTCGGATTGCATCTGGATACCTGTTTTTTTTTCACCTGACGTGACGCGATCTGCTGGATATTTCCGTTATGCAGACGGAATGGGAACGGCTGAGTGGAGGGCGGCCAAGAGCCCCTCCTACTACAAGCGTGGTGACTATGTGCCTGGATTGAAGGTAAATTCGAATCCCTCTTGGTTGATTTTGCTCATC from Triticum dicoccoides isolate Atlit2015 ecotype Zavitan chromosome 6A, WEW_v2.0, whole genome shotgun sequence encodes:
- the LOC119315979 gene encoding pyruvate dehydrogenase E1 component subunit alpha-1, mitochondrial: PLTIETSMPFTAHIVDPPSRDVATTPAELVAFFHDMSLMRRMEIAADSLYKAKLIRGFCHLYDGQEAVCAGMEAAITRKDSIITAYRDHCIFLSRGGDLVTAFAELMGRQVGCSRGKGGSMHFYKKDANFYGGHGIVGAQVPLGCGLAFAQKYRKEDTVSFSLYGDGAANQGQLFEALNISALWKLPAILVCENNHYGMGTAEWRAAKSPSYYKRGDYVPGLKVDGMDVLAVKQACKFAKEHAIANGPIVLEMDTYRYHGHSMSDPGSTYRTRDEISGVRQERDPIERVRKLLLAHDLATPAELKDMEKEIRKEVDAAIAKAKESPMPDASELFTNVYVKGFGVESFGADRKELRATLP